The following are from one region of the Rosistilla carotiformis genome:
- the panB gene encoding 3-methyl-2-oxobutanoate hydroxymethyltransferase, with amino-acid sequence MSEITRPVTTQTLAKMAAKGERIAMLTAYDFPTARVLDEAGIDVLLVGDSLAMVVQGHETTLPVTLDQIIYHAEMVGRAARRALVVVDLPFPEGQLDVGRTLAAGARILKETRCRAVKLEGGSEQAHRIDALVTAGIPVMAHVGLRPQNIHIDGGYRVQRDAERLIADAQAAADAGAFAVLIECVPADIAAQITAAIKVPTIGIGAGSEVSGQVLVTNDLIGLTNGYLPRFVKQYSDVQGVISKAVQDYAQEVKSGEYPGPEHQF; translated from the coding sequence ATGTCGGAAATAACAAGACCCGTTACAACTCAAACGCTAGCTAAGATGGCAGCCAAGGGAGAGCGGATCGCGATGCTAACCGCGTACGATTTCCCGACGGCTCGGGTGCTCGACGAAGCCGGAATCGATGTGCTGCTGGTTGGCGATAGCTTGGCGATGGTCGTTCAAGGGCACGAAACGACCCTGCCAGTGACGTTAGATCAAATCATCTACCACGCCGAAATGGTGGGCCGTGCGGCGCGCAGAGCTTTGGTGGTGGTCGATCTTCCGTTTCCCGAGGGACAACTGGACGTGGGCCGCACCCTTGCCGCGGGGGCGCGGATCTTGAAAGAAACCCGCTGTCGAGCGGTCAAACTGGAAGGGGGCAGCGAACAGGCCCACCGGATCGACGCCTTGGTGACTGCGGGGATTCCCGTGATGGCCCATGTCGGCCTGCGGCCGCAGAACATCCACATCGATGGCGGCTATCGCGTGCAACGCGATGCGGAACGGTTGATCGCCGACGCCCAAGCGGCTGCCGACGCGGGAGCGTTTGCCGTGCTGATCGAATGCGTACCGGCCGACATCGCCGCCCAGATCACTGCCGCGATCAAGGTTCCCACGATTGGAATCGGTGCCGGGAGCGAAGTCAGCGGCCAGGTTTTGGTCACCAACGACCTGATCGGGTTGACCAACGGCTATCTTCCGCGGTTCGTCAAACAGTACAGCGACGTTCAGGGGGTGATCTCCAAAGCCGTCCAGGATTACGCTCAGGAGGTCAAAAGCGGTGAATATCCTGGCCCCGAGCATCAGTTTTAA
- a CDS encoding tetratricopeptide repeat protein — translation MNSKLPAAKARKITLLAALLTSQSVIAADRLDDWSSPRPIKYGISGAYEGRHESGATRSTSPSVPTPPLQPPISDRTSGPRPPQPPVMSDAVSPPLSTTGGGLFPAAEPMRPEHIGQPQPSANAVYATASERSQRPLATVSTPPAPTSQYEPSESTSMHFASVQPTQSVLAADSLMTHDRPSQSVLEVAALPAKPLDGYVALDPSPPSLQLQPDVSSIYPAYQTSVAAEKQPMLPVPVVETKTVSNWQLGRLASQKIEHAEELLTRQSPMTARQEAIEALHLIAQSTDETTRSSDGTEALTQALTAIREASDFLGRFGVVDATAMQRLVDSHSTRVLKRCDLEHVTSLRAADVYYEFARGRFVDAVAGWAPASRALTIVAKTEPLTSDVGDSNLSAAQVCCLRAAIACDPDNATAANELGHELLALGMFDEARWALEHSYAKRPSTAALQNLAELHRVTGNMELAQACATNLAVLQSQQPRVAQVVQLTPSQFAQMSPQVMTADTGGASAGDPSQRSNVQTSQVATQPQGRVASTFDRVKGIFR, via the coding sequence ATGAACTCCAAGTTACCTGCCGCCAAGGCTCGCAAAATCACATTGCTGGCAGCATTGCTGACCTCGCAATCGGTGATCGCCGCCGACCGATTGGACGATTGGTCGAGCCCGCGACCCATCAAATATGGGATCAGCGGCGCTTATGAGGGGCGTCATGAGTCTGGGGCGACGCGATCGACCTCGCCGTCGGTCCCGACGCCTCCGTTGCAACCGCCCATCAGCGATCGGACAAGTGGACCGCGTCCCCCGCAGCCGCCCGTCATGAGCGACGCGGTCTCGCCACCGCTTTCGACAACGGGGGGAGGCCTATTCCCCGCCGCCGAACCGATGCGTCCGGAGCACATCGGCCAGCCGCAGCCCTCGGCCAACGCAGTTTACGCCACCGCCAGCGAGCGTTCGCAAAGGCCTCTGGCGACCGTTTCGACTCCACCGGCACCGACGTCGCAGTATGAGCCCAGCGAGTCGACATCGATGCATTTCGCCTCGGTCCAGCCAACACAATCCGTTCTCGCTGCAGATTCGTTGATGACGCATGATCGGCCTTCGCAGTCGGTTCTCGAAGTGGCCGCGTTGCCGGCGAAACCGTTGGACGGATACGTGGCGTTGGATCCTTCGCCACCGTCGTTGCAGCTGCAGCCCGATGTCTCGTCGATCTATCCCGCCTACCAAACTTCGGTCGCGGCCGAGAAACAGCCGATGCTGCCCGTTCCGGTCGTCGAAACCAAAACCGTTTCAAACTGGCAGCTGGGACGTTTGGCATCGCAGAAAATCGAACATGCCGAAGAACTGCTGACGCGTCAGTCCCCGATGACCGCTCGCCAAGAAGCGATCGAAGCGTTGCATCTGATCGCTCAATCGACCGACGAAACGACGCGTAGCAGCGACGGGACCGAAGCGTTGACGCAAGCGTTGACCGCGATTCGCGAAGCCTCCGACTTTCTGGGACGATTTGGAGTTGTCGATGCGACGGCGATGCAGCGGCTGGTCGATTCGCATTCGACCCGCGTTCTCAAACGCTGCGACTTGGAACACGTGACGTCACTGCGGGCGGCGGACGTCTACTACGAATTCGCCCGAGGCCGGTTTGTCGATGCCGTTGCCGGATGGGCCCCCGCGTCGCGCGCATTGACGATTGTCGCCAAGACCGAACCACTGACCTCCGACGTTGGCGACAGCAACCTGTCGGCGGCACAGGTTTGCTGCTTGCGAGCGGCGATCGCGTGCGACCCCGACAACGCGACCGCGGCTAACGAGCTGGGACACGAATTGTTGGCCCTGGGAATGTTCGATGAAGCCCGTTGGGCGTTGGAACACAGCTACGCCAAGCGGCCTTCGACCGCTGCGTTGCAGAACCTTGCGGAACTGCATCGCGTGACCGGCAACATGGAACTGGCCCAAGCATGTGCGACCAATTTGGCGGTCCTGCAGAGCCAACAGCCACGCGTTGCGCAAGTCGTTCAACTGACACCAAGCCAGTTCGCTCAAATGTCGCCGCAAGTGATGACGGCGGATACCGGAGGCGCTTCCGCGGGAGACCCTTCGCAGCGTTCCAATGTTCAAACATCCCAAGTCGCTACGCAGCCCCAAGGGCGCGTGGCCAGTACTTTTGACCGTGTCAAAGGGATCTTTCGCTAG
- a CDS encoding FkbM family methyltransferase, giving the protein MTRFRGYRLHYTDLQAMESMCREADEFPAFFTPPSDDALFIDCGANIGVMMLECKRRWPQAKIVCFEPDPFAFAALQRNVDVNDLPGVRCIEAAVSDREGQATFYGALAATADGRGNSLNAGWAQRPGSTTQTVACRQLSKVIGDRQVDFLKLDIEGSEEAVLGEITDQLPQIQAIYVEVHETPATLAENSVEAITQQLNAAGFTVDAQQRAYEFALPPHLAQWQAAARPTQTQLLCWR; this is encoded by the coding sequence GTGACCCGATTCCGCGGCTACCGGCTGCACTACACCGATCTCCAGGCGATGGAGTCGATGTGTCGCGAGGCGGACGAATTCCCTGCCTTCTTCACCCCTCCGTCCGACGATGCGCTGTTCATTGACTGCGGCGCTAACATTGGCGTGATGATGCTCGAATGCAAGCGACGGTGGCCGCAAGCCAAGATCGTCTGCTTCGAGCCCGATCCGTTTGCGTTTGCCGCGCTACAACGGAATGTCGACGTCAACGACCTGCCAGGGGTGCGCTGCATCGAGGCGGCGGTCAGCGATCGCGAGGGGCAGGCGACGTTCTACGGAGCGCTGGCGGCAACCGCTGACGGACGGGGCAACTCGTTAAACGCCGGTTGGGCCCAACGCCCCGGTTCGACCACTCAGACCGTCGCCTGCCGACAGCTGTCGAAGGTGATCGGCGACCGCCAGGTCGATTTCCTGAAGCTCGATATCGAAGGAAGCGAGGAAGCGGTGTTGGGCGAGATCACGGATCAATTACCGCAGATCCAAGCGATCTACGTCGAAGTCCACGAGACTCCGGCCACGCTTGCGGAGAACTCGGTCGAAGCGATCACGCAGCAGCTGAACGCGGCCGGTTTCACGGTCGACGCGCAACAGCGGGCTTACGAATTTGCCCTCCCGCCGCACTTGGCCCAGTGGCAAGCTGCCGCACGGCCGACCCAGACCCAGTTGTTATGCTGGCGCTAA
- a CDS encoding polysaccharide biosynthesis/export family protein, which translates to MPRTSLSRIAMMCLVSVGSLLTQTADAQVQYAPVGYESTVASSNGTVLGAPRAITGPSAAACNCGHLTPPSACLGGCQPCMKGFDCANGQCNPKLKWKNMYPIDFGPYGQGEYAGPSRLSHMREYRVRVGDTLQFTYVLSRDMMRSSYRIGIGDQLLIESLADEAVLTRGTFERGLEVQPDGTISVRILGSIHAAGLTIDQLRDQLEEKYKKYYNEPGIDVTPVKTNILLEDIRNAIGGASGLNEQAIARVVTPDGRVALPKIGPVCVQGLTLAEIKQEINLRYRSMVVGLEVEAGLQQQATHFVSVLGEVNQPGRFEMQGPTTALTAIALAQGHVVGANLRQVVVFRRAEDWRLISTVLDLRGAILGKSPLPSDEIWLRDGDVVVVPSSPIRLFDNFVRQVFTEGIYGIVPFSGFSVVDAVNGFAVENLVN; encoded by the coding sequence ATGCCACGAACAAGCCTTTCCCGCATTGCGATGATGTGCCTGGTCAGCGTCGGCAGTTTATTGACCCAGACTGCCGACGCCCAGGTGCAGTACGCCCCTGTGGGCTACGAATCCACCGTCGCATCCTCCAACGGAACCGTGCTGGGAGCCCCCCGAGCGATCACCGGTCCGTCTGCGGCGGCTTGCAATTGTGGCCACCTGACGCCACCTTCGGCTTGCCTTGGCGGATGCCAACCGTGCATGAAAGGCTTCGATTGCGCCAACGGGCAATGCAATCCAAAGCTGAAATGGAAGAACATGTATCCCATCGATTTTGGACCCTATGGCCAAGGCGAATACGCCGGGCCATCGCGTCTTTCCCACATGCGAGAATACCGGGTCCGTGTCGGCGACACACTGCAGTTTACTTACGTGCTGTCACGCGACATGATGCGCAGTTCGTACCGGATCGGAATCGGCGACCAATTGCTGATCGAATCGCTCGCGGACGAAGCGGTGCTGACCCGAGGAACCTTTGAACGCGGATTGGAAGTCCAGCCCGACGGCACAATTTCGGTTCGCATCTTGGGCTCGATCCACGCCGCAGGCCTGACGATCGATCAGTTGCGCGATCAATTGGAAGAGAAGTACAAGAAGTACTACAACGAACCCGGAATCGACGTCACCCCTGTCAAGACAAACATCCTGTTGGAAGACATCCGCAACGCGATCGGTGGTGCCAGCGGGCTCAACGAACAGGCGATTGCCCGCGTGGTGACTCCCGATGGACGCGTGGCGCTGCCAAAGATTGGCCCCGTCTGCGTTCAAGGCTTGACGCTGGCAGAGATCAAACAAGAGATCAATCTGCGGTACCGATCGATGGTCGTGGGGTTGGAAGTCGAAGCGGGCTTGCAACAACAAGCGACGCATTTCGTGTCGGTCCTCGGCGAAGTCAACCAACCGGGGCGTTTCGAGATGCAAGGGCCCACAACGGCTTTAACTGCGATCGCTCTCGCACAGGGACATGTCGTCGGAGCCAACCTGCGTCAGGTGGTTGTCTTCCGCCGCGCGGAAGATTGGCGACTTATTTCGACGGTCCTCGATTTGCGAGGCGCGATCCTCGGGAAATCGCCGCTGCCCTCGGACGAAATCTGGCTTCGCGACGGCGATGTTGTCGTCGTCCCCTCGAGCCCGATCCGTCTGTTCGACAACTTCGTTCGGCAGGTCTTTACCGAAGGCATCTACGGAATCGTACCGTTCAGCGGATTCAGCGTGGTCGACGCCGTCAACGGATTTGCTGTCGAGAACCTCGTGAATTAA